AGCCCCTTGCAGCCCCATGGCCGGCACCGGTCCCCAACCGTTGATCAGCAGCGGACAGAGTATGATATTCAACCCGTTGGCCAGCCACAGCGAACGCATAGCCAATGCTGCATCACCAGCGCCCCGGAAAATACCGTTGATCAGGAATAACAATACAATCACCACGTTGCCGGCCAGCAATATTTTCGTATAACCAGTACCGTAGTCAGCCACTTCTACCGAAGCTCCCATCAGTAATAAAATATCTCGGGAAAAAAGAAATCCGATAACGCTGATGATCACCGAGAGCACCAGCGCCACATACAGCGCCTGCATCGCGGCATGGGCCGCTTCCTCATGGTTCTTTTCACCGGTACGCCGCGCTACCACAGCCGTAGCAGCCATACTTAGCCCCATGGCGAAAGTGTATACCAGCGTTAATACAGATTCCGTTAAACCAACCGTGGTAATGGCATTCACACCCAGATGGCTGACAAAGAAAATGTCCACCACCGCAAACAACGATTCCATGGCCATCTCCAGCACCATGGGAATAGCCAGTAAAAATATAGCCCGGTTGATACTCCCGGTCGTAAACTCTTTTTCTGTTCCGGCAACAGCGATACGAAACAGTTCAAAAAAATGAACTACACGTAGCCGTGCCTGTTTAAAGAAAGGCATGTCCAATATGTTAAAAATGTAAACTCAGTGCCTGCAAGCAGCCACCATTAAGCATTCAGGAGGGAAGGGCAAACGCGGAAGGACCACGTTTAAATTAGTCTTTCATATGCTATCATTTTTACACCAGTACGATGTAAAACAAAAGTAGCCGTTTTTTTGAAAAGTGCAAATTCCGTAAAGGCACGAAAACCGTTGTTGCAACGCTTACCTGGCATGCTTCCATAAATTACATTCCGTTAAAATCAATACAGACAACCTGCTGACACATTACAGGCAATACCTGTCCGACTATTTTTGTAAAATGGTTGTAACATTTACTACTGTCCTTCGTTTAACATCCCAGTAGGCAGCGCGCTAAGCCTTTTAAGGAAACCAATAACAACAGGAAACCTAAGTCAACTAACCAATTAACCTTTTGTAAAACAAACATTATGTTTAAGTTTCACCAACACGCTCTCAAAGCGGGAGTCGTAGCTGCTACTGTACTGGGCATCGCTTTCACCGCCTGCAACAAGGATGACGGTCCTCCTGCTCCACCTGCACCGCGCAGCACCACTTTCAAGCTACGTGGCACTGGCACTGACGCAGCCCGGGAAACAGGTTTCATTACTGTTCTCGAAAATAGCGACAGCTCCATCAACGTAACTTTATCCCTGGGAAAAAACAAGAAAGACACCACCCATCAGGTATATTTCATTGGCGGTAGCTACACCGCCCCTACAACTGATACACTGCAAGCCCTCGATGCAAAAGGCAACGGCGCAGCACTGACAGTGGAACTGTTTAAAAATGTGAAAAAGATCAGCTTACGGCAGGCCGGCGGCGCTACCAAAGAAATACCTTTCAAATACAATGACGCTATTGCCTATGCAGGCCATCTCAAGGTAAAACACAGCCGTTTCTCCACAGATACGATTGCGATTGGCAATTTCGGCAAATCCAACTAAACGCTTTATACCACTTAAAACTGTTCTGGTATAGTGTGATGAAAAGAAATAGCCGGCATTACGCCGGCTATTCTCCTGTTTTTTATTAGGATATGGAAAAGTAATCCGGGACAGGTCCCGCTTACTTTTGTTCTATTGTGACGACTGATTTTCGCTGGTATTATTTGTCAGCACAGGCATTTGTTTGCGCAACACTTTAAATTCCGTACGCCTGTTTTTCTGACGGCCTTCCGGATTGTCTTTGTGGTTAGGCTGTGAATTGGGGGCAATAGGACGGGACTTGCCGTATCCTTTTGCGATCAGCCTTTGAGAAGAAACGCCTCTGCTGATCAGGTAATCCACGCAGGACTGTGCACGGGCCTGGGACAGTTTCAGGTTAAATTTATCAGATCCCACACTGTCTGTATGTGCAGACATTTCAATCATCAGTTTGGGGTTGTCGTTTAGCATGTCCACAACGGTATCCAGTACTATTTTGGATTCAGGGCGCAGCGTCGCTTTACCAAAATCATAGTAGATGTTGTTCAGGACAATTGGTTTCTCTACTTCATAGTGTTTGAGGCAGAGGGTTGGATTGTCGAGAGAATCTACCCTGGTAAGTTCATCTGATTTAAAGTAAAGGCTCTTGGTGAAATAGTTCTCTTTCTCAGCAATGATTTTATAATAACGCTGCGGATCTACTTCAAAGGAGTAGCGGCCGGTAGCGTCAAGTGTTATTTTGCTCAGTGTTTTCTGTCTTACCGTGTCCAGCAGCGTGATGGTCGCCCCGGCCAAAGGCTGGCGGGTATCACAGTCCACGATCAGGCCACTGGCCATTTTCCGGACCCTTTTGATGCTAAACACTTCCAGGCAACAAACGGACTCACGGTCAGAGCTGATAAATCCCTCTGCAAAAGGATGCGCATTGTCCATTGCAGTATAATAGATATCATCTTTAGGAGAGTTCAGGGGTTTGCCCATATTCACGGGAGTAGACCAGGAACCAAAATCACCTTCGCTCTGGAAGAAATCCAGTCCGCCGAGGCCTACGCGGCCGTCTGAACTGAACACGAGCACATTTTTCTCAGCATCATAAAATGGCGCCTGTTCTTCATCTTTCGTGTTGATAGTAGTCCCCATATTGCGGGCATTGCCAGGAGCATTGCTGTTCATCACACAATACCAGATATCGTATTTACCCATACCACCGGGCCTGTTGGAGGCAAACAGCAGGTACCTGCCATCAGCTGTGATATAAGGCTGCATGGAGTTATAACCGTCCATATTGATATTGCTGCCCATCTTTTGCGGCTCTGTCCAGCTACCGTTTTGTTTTGTACTTAGGTAGATGGCGGCCTGTTTCACGCCGTCTTTGACTGACCAGCGGGTCATGTACATCGAGTTACCGTCCGGGGAGATGGAAGATACGCCCTGATCATATCCTTTGGCCGCCGGTATATTCAGCTTTTGGCTGCTGCTAAAATCGCTGCCGGTGCCACTGGCCGTATAGAGGTCGTTTACGTAAGGTGTGCCTTTTTTGTCCTTCTTCTTTTCAGCAGGCTGTTTAGCAGGCAATGACGGCGTTTCCGCACGGGAAGAAGTAAACATCAGCGTATTGGGGCCCATCACCACCGGCGCGTAGTTGGCGCCGCCTTCGTTCACATTACCGGACAGTTTGGCAATGGTATAGCGGGGTTGTTTGCTGGCTTCGCTCAAAGCAAATTCACAGTTGGCGATTTCCAGCGGCACGCGGGTAGACAACTCATCTGCGCCGGTATAACTGGATTTAAATTCATTGAACTGTTTAAGCGCCTCTTCATACTTCCCGTTAGCTCTCAGACATACGCCGTACCAGTATTTGGCTTGTATATATTGAGGGTTGTTGAATCCCACCACCTGGGAATACCAGGTTTCAGCGTTCCCGAAATCATGGTAAAGCCGGTAGGATTCCGCCAGCCGGGACACCACCTGTTGATAGTCTTTAAACTTACCGCTGGGAGGAGCTGCGTTGGCGATAGCATATGGCAATATCTGTTCCGGTTTTACCTTGAAGGTGCCCAGGGCTTTATTATAATACTGTGCTGCCGAATAATAGTCCTTGGCGTTGTAATATACGTCTGCCGTATGCTTGAAATCAACTACGTATTGCGCCTGTATCGAATTAATCAGTCCTGCAAAAATTACCAGTACAAGAAGTGTAATTTTTTTCATGAAGGTTCTAATTTAAATAATGTATCCACTTCTGTTATATCCACTTATGTGACGTTATCCTTATAATCTCGGGCAGATGAAGTATTCTTCATTCAGCACCCTTCTTTTCCTGCTGATAAAGGAAAGGGAAATTTCAAAGCTCTGGCTGCCGTTGACAAGGCGACGCATATTCGATGTATTGGCGTCATAGCTGAGGCCAAGGACAAATCCTTTGAAATGGAAGCCGGCAAAAGGAATGACGGCATCATTAAAACGGTAGTTGCCGCCTACCAGGAAATCAAAATCGGGGTTTACCAGCAGTTGGGCATACATACCCGCCACTACTTCTTCGGCGTTGCCCTGACGCATATAAAGGCCTGTAGGGGTGAGGCTTACTGTTTCATTGAGTTTTATTTTGGTACCGCCATGTACGAGGTAACGTACCGGCAGCTTCTTTTCTTCCCCTGAGCTGGCGAAAGGATCTTTCGGGCCGGTGAGGTGTGCCGCTGCAAACCCTACGAAGGGATTGAGCATATGATTAGGATTACCATCGAAGAACATGGCGCCGGCGCCGGCATCAAAAACGGTGGAGGAAGTGGTTGTCACATTTTCACCATTGGCAATACTGGGATCGAAGCCGATGGTAGGCTTATATTGACTACCGGTCTGGAACTTGGCCGGATCTACACGGCGGTTGATAATACCGGCCTGGATACCAAATACGATCTGGCTGGTTTTAGTCTGACCAAACCGTACGCCGGTATAGGATACATTGGCCATGGCGTTGAAGTAATTATATCCGGCATCACCGGCAGACATATTGAGAACATTGAGGCCTACTCCAATATTCTTGTCAGTGGCAGCATCTACGGAAACACCGGCGGTAG
The Chitinophaga varians genome window above contains:
- a CDS encoding PorP/SprF family type IX secretion system membrane protein, encoding MKRILIVAVLLWSSLLPWQSFAQVDPHFSQYYAYPLWLNPALTGVIDGDYRVSGNYRNQWANYGKPFSTAGVSVDAATDKNIGVGLNVLNMSAGDAGYNYFNAMANVSYTGVRFGQTKTSQIVFGIQAGIINRRVDPAKFQTGSQYKPTIGFDPSIANGENVTTTSSTVFDAGAGAMFFDGNPNHMLNPFVGFAAAHLTGPKDPFASSGEEKKLPVRYLVHGGTKIKLNETVSLTPTGLYMRQGNAEEVVAGMYAQLLVNPDFDFLVGGNYRFNDAVIPFAGFHFKGFVLGLSYDANTSNMRRLVNGSQSFEISLSFISRKRRVLNEEYFICPRL
- a CDS encoding OmpA family protein; protein product: MKKITLLVLVIFAGLINSIQAQYVVDFKHTADVYYNAKDYYSAAQYYNKALGTFKVKPEQILPYAIANAAPPSGKFKDYQQVVSRLAESYRLYHDFGNAETWYSQVVGFNNPQYIQAKYWYGVCLRANGKYEEALKQFNEFKSSYTGADELSTRVPLEIANCEFALSEASKQPRYTIAKLSGNVNEGGANYAPVVMGPNTLMFTSSRAETPSLPAKQPAEKKKDKKGTPYVNDLYTASGTGSDFSSSQKLNIPAAKGYDQGVSSISPDGNSMYMTRWSVKDGVKQAAIYLSTKQNGSWTEPQKMGSNINMDGYNSMQPYITADGRYLLFASNRPGGMGKYDIWYCVMNSNAPGNARNMGTTINTKDEEQAPFYDAEKNVLVFSSDGRVGLGGLDFFQSEGDFGSWSTPVNMGKPLNSPKDDIYYTAMDNAHPFAEGFISSDRESVCCLEVFSIKRVRKMASGLIVDCDTRQPLAGATITLLDTVRQKTLSKITLDATGRYSFEVDPQRYYKIIAEKENYFTKSLYFKSDELTRVDSLDNPTLCLKHYEVEKPIVLNNIYYDFGKATLRPESKIVLDTVVDMLNDNPKLMIEMSAHTDSVGSDKFNLKLSQARAQSCVDYLISRGVSSQRLIAKGYGKSRPIAPNSQPNHKDNPEGRQKNRRTEFKVLRKQMPVLTNNTSENQSSQ